A region of the Streptomyces sp. NBC_00442 genome:
GTCCACGACAAGACGGGCACCCGGGTGGCGGGGCGCGAGGGCACGCATCAGTTCGTCGACCGTCCGCTGCGCCGCCGGCGTGGGGACGCGTACGTCGACGCTGAGGTCCGCGCGCGCCGGAACGGTGTTGGTGGTGGTGCCGGCCGAGATGACGGTGGGGGTGATCGTGGTGCCGGGCCCTGTGCGGGAGGCGACCGTGGCGCTCATGTCCTCCAACGCGAGGAGGTGGTGGGCGAGTTCCGTGGCGGCGTTGACGCCCTTCTCGGGTTCGAGCCCGGCGTGGGCGGCGCGGCCGTGGACGGTGAGCTGGTAGTGGGAGACGCCCTTGCGGACGGTCTTGAGCGCGCCCCCGGCGGCCGACGCCTCCAGGACCAGCGCGGCGCGGCAGGCACGCGCCGTCTCCTCGATGAGTTCGCGCGAGCTGTCCGAGCCGACCTCCTCGTCGCCGGTGACCAGGACGCAGATCCCGTCGAGCGACGGCAGCAGGGCCAGCGCGTGGAACATCTGGATCAGGCCCGCCTTCATGTCGAAGACACCGGGCCCGCGGGCCACGCCCCGGTGGACCGAGAAGGGGCGCGTCGCGAGGGAGCCCATCGGCCACACCGTGTCGTGGTGGCCGAGCAGCAGGACGCGCGGGGTGCCGAAGCTCCATCGCAGATGGGTCACGCCGTCGTGCACCAGGGTCTGCGGCCGGGCCCCGAGCAGCCGGGCGCCCAGCCCGGCCACGACCTGCGCGCTGCGTGCCACGGCCGCGAGGTCGGCGGAGTACGACTCGCACGTCACGAGGGTTTCGAGGTCGCCGAGCATGGTGTCGAGGGAGGGCGGCGCGAGGCGGGACGAGGGGCGGCGGGACGCGGGGCGGGATGCGGGATCGGCCGACACGGGGGAGTCCTCCAGGGGTGGGTTACCGCCACGCTAAGCAGACCGCCACCGGCGGAGTTGGTGCGCGGGCCACGGCTTCGCGCGCGGATTCGTACCGCGGGACGAAGGGGCGTCAGACCTCGCCGTCGTACAGGCCCATCAGCCGCAGCTCCAGCATCGCGGCGAACCGCGCGGCCGGGTCGCCCAGATCGATCCGGCCGACTTCGGCGACCCGGCGGATCCGGTAGCGGAAGGTGTTGGGGTGGACGAACACGCCGGCCGACGCGGCGATCACATCGCCGAACGCGTCGAGCCACGCCCGCAGTGTCTCGACGAGGTGGGCGTTGTGGCGGGCGTCGTACGCCGCCAACTGGGCGATGCCCGGCGAGAGTTCGTCGCGGTTGGCGATCGCGAGGTCGCGCATCTCGATCAGGAGCGCGTCGATGTGGACGTCGCCGATCGCGGCGACCCGGCGGGGGGCGGAGCCGGCGAGCAGCACGCGCAGCGCGCGGTCCGCGTTGGTCCGTGAGCGGGCCAGGGCGGCGGGTTCGGGGGCGAGGGAGCCGATCCCGATGACGGCGCCGGTGCGGTCGCCGGTGCGCTCCAGGAAGTTCGACGCCACCTGGAGGGCACGTTCGCGCGCGGTCGCCGGGTCGTTCGCGACGGGGAAGAGCGCGTACGCCACGTCCCCGAGCAGCGCGACGGCGGAGCGCGGCCGCACCGCGGTGAGGTGGACGGCGAGCGCGCCGGCCAGGCGCTGGTGTTCGGCGGTGAGGCGGGCGTGGT
Encoded here:
- a CDS encoding M20 family metallopeptidase, with amino-acid sequence MLGDLETLVTCESYSADLAAVARSAQVVAGLGARLLGARPQTLVHDGVTHLRWSFGTPRVLLLGHHDTVWPMGSLATRPFSVHRGVARGPGVFDMKAGLIQMFHALALLPSLDGICVLVTGDEEVGSDSSRELIEETARACRAALVLEASAAGGALKTVRKGVSHYQLTVHGRAAHAGLEPEKGVNAATELAHHLLALEDMSATVASRTGPGTTITPTVISAGTTTNTVPARADLSVDVRVPTPAAQRTVDELMRALAPRHPGARLVVDGGPNRPPLDAESSRDLFALARDVAARSGLGVLGEAAVGGASDGNYTAGAGCPTLDGLGAVGDGAHADHEHVMTDAMAPRTQFLADLVGALL